CCGCCGGGGCGGACCGCTTCGTCGAGTTCTACTGGCTGGTGCGCTGGGACCGCCGCGACCGGCCCCCGTACGAGCAGAAAGTGCTCGCCCACCCCCATGTGCACCTGGTCTTCGAGGCGCCGCGGGCCCACGTGTACGGGGTGGACCGCTCGCTGTTCGTCCGCCGCCTGGAGGGACGCGGGCACGCGCTCGGCGTGAAGTTCCGGCCGGGCGGCTTCCGGCCGTTCACCGACCGGCCGGTGCTCGAACTCGCCGACCGGGCCGTGCCCGCGGCCGAGTTCTTCGGCCCGGACGCCGACCGGCTGAACGAGGAGGTGCTGCGCGGCCCCGCCGACCCGGAACGGCTCCGCGCCCTCGCCGACGCCTTCCTGCTCGCCCGCCTCCCCGCCCCCGATCCGACGGCCGATCAGGTCGCCGCCATGGTCGACCGGATCGCCGCCGCCCCCGAGCTGCACCGCGTCGACGACCTGGCCGCGGAGTTCGGTGTCGGTGTCCGGCGGCTGCAGCGACTGTTCGCCGACTATGTCGGCGCGTCCCCCAAGTGGGTGCTCCGGCGGGCCCGCCTGCACGAGGCCGCCCGCCGGGCCGACAGCGGCGCGGACGTCGACTGGGCGGCCCTGGCCGCCGACCTCGGCTACGCCGACCAGGCCCACCTCACCCGCGACTTCACCGCCACGGTCGGCACCTCGCCCGCCCGCTACGCCCACGGGTCGCGGTGACCGACCGGGCATCCGGGCATCACGCTGCACCGCCCTCCGGCGACGGAGCGGCGTGGTGGCCGGAGGGCCGGCGTCAGTCGGCGCGGATCAGGACGAGGGAGCCGTTGAGGGCGGGCCGGGTGCGCAGGTGGCCGTGGCGGGCGTCCCAGGCACCGGAGGCGAGGTCGCCGCGGAGGTGGCCGGTGTACTGCTCGGCGAGTTCGGGGGAGACGAAGCTCCAGGCCGAACAGGCCTGGCGGGCCGCCGGGTCGAGCAGCAGTTCGGGGCGGCCGTAGTAGGCCTCGTTGAAGCCGTCGGTGCAGTCCACGGGGATGGGGACGTTGATCACCCGGGCCCGGCCGCCGAGGGTCTCGACGATGTCGGCGACGGCCGGGTAGCGCCTGGCCTCGGTGTCCAGGACGAGCGGCGCGTACTCGTACAGCCAGAAGTCCCGCACCAGGTCGGGGTCGCAGGTGAGGACCGCGACCGGCCCCCGGGTGACCCGCCGCATCTCCCGCAGGCCGGCCTTCAGGTCGCTCCACTGGTGCACGCTGAAGGTGGTCATCGCCGCGTCGAAGGCGCCGTCCGGGAATGGCAGGTGCTCGGCGACCGCGTCGACCGCCGGCGGCAGGTGGGCCGACCGCTGGGCGCGCATCGAGGCGGACGGCTCGACCGGGGTCACCTCGAACGCCGAGGACTCGTACGAGCCGCTGCCGGCACCGACGTTGAGCACGGTCCGCGCGCCGGCGAGGGCCTCGTCGATCAGGGCCGCGATCCGCGGTTCGGGCCTGCGGTGGGCGGAGTAGCCGGCGCCGATGGTGCCGTAGTCCGCGTCGCCGGCGCTGCCGTCCGCGGTGCGCTCCGACTGCTGCGGCTGCTGTTCCTGCTCTGCCTGTTCTGGCATGGAGTGGAGTGGCCTTTCGGTCCGGGCGGGCCCGGCGGTGGGGCCCGCACGTGGGGTCAGGGAGTGGTCGCGAGCCAGCGCAGCACCTCTTCGGCATGCCGGCCGGGCTCGGGGACGGGGTGGAAGACGTGCTCGACGACGCCGTCCCGGACGACCAGGGTCAACCGCTGGTGCAGGGTGGACCATCCGGCGGGGGTGAAGGTCGGCAGACCGAGCGCCGAGGCCAGTTCGAGCCCCGGGTCGGAGAGCATCGCGAAGGGCAGCCGCAGCCGTTCGACCACCTCGCGCTGGTAGCCGGTGTCCTGGCTGGAGAGGCCGAACACCCGGGCGGCGCCGGCCGCGACGAGCTCCTGGTGGTGGTCGCGGAAGCCGCAGGCCTCGGCGGTGCAACCGCGGGCGCCGGGGATGCTCTCCCAGCCCGCGGGCAGGTCGACGTCGGGGCGGCCGGTCAGCGGGTACAGGTAGACCACCGACCGACCGGGGCCGAGCGCGCCGAGGCCGACGGCCGTGCCGTCGGTGCACGCCAGCGAGAGCCGCGGCAACCGCAGCCCTTGCAGGTGCTCGGCCGTCCCCGCGTCCTCCGGGAGGCCCGCCGGGCCGAGGGCCGCCGGCGCATCCTGGTGCCGCAGCGTGCTGTTCCGGTACGCGGCCTCCCGCAGGCGGCCCACCAACTCGGTCCGCCGGGAGACGAGTTCGTCGATCTGCAGGGTCAGCCGGTCGATCGCGGACTTGTACGCGGCCAGCGAGGACGGGCAGTCGTCGGAGGCCTCGGCGCCGGCGGCGAGGCAGTCCAGGAAGGGGCGGCTGCGGTCGGCGGCGATCCCCAGCTCCCGCAGCGCCCGGACCTCGCGGATGGCCCGCACGTCCGCCTCGTCGAAGCTGCGGTAGCCGTTGGCCGCACGGCCGGGGCTGATCAGCCCCAGTGCCTCGTACCGCCGGACGGCCTTCGCACTGACACCCGCCCGCCGGGCCGCCTCACCGATCCGCATCCGCCCACCTCCGCGCCGTCGTTCCACCGAGGACGCTAAACCCTGCCCCCAGGGGCAAGGTCAACCGTGCGGGGTCGGCCCTCGTCCTCGAAGAAGTCCACGAAGACGTCCCCCACGACCTCGTCGGCGACCTGGGCGAACGGTCGGTCAGCGCACCCAGGCCGTGAGCGGCTCGGTGTCGAGCACGAGACCCACCGGGTCGGGGATCGCCACCTCGCGGCCGAACGGCACGGTGAGCGTTCGCTCGTACCGGACGCCGTCGGGGTCGCTGTGGACGGTGACCTCGCAGCTGTCCCGGTCGATCAGCAGGTAGACGGGGATGCCGCTCTCGGCGTAGGCGCGCGGCTTCTCGACCCGGTCGCGCCGGTCCGTGTCCGAGTCGTAGGAGGTGACCTCCACGACCATCAGCACCTGCTCGGCGCCGGCCCACTCCCCCTGGCCGACGAAGGCGTCGGCGGGCGCGAGCGTGCCGTCCGGCCGCGCGTGGCCGGCGCGGTACGACTGCACCTTCAGGCCCTGGTCGTGCAGCCAGAGGTCGGGGCGCGTCTGGATGCAGATCCGCATCAGCCACTGGATGATGCGGCCGTGGTCGCCGTCGGGCACGGGTTTGACTCCGAGCTTTCCGTTGATGAACTCGAGCCGCAGCCCCTCGGCCGACCTGGCCGCCAGGCGGGCGACCTCCTCGAACTCCTCGGGCAGCATGTGAGGACGGTCGGACAGCGCGGTCATGAGGTGTCCTCCTTCGCCCCGATGCCCCCGCCCGGAGTCCGGCAGCGGGTGCTGATGCCTTCCCGTCCGACAATAGCGGCCTGCCGGGTCGGTGCGGCCCACCACGGGGACGGTGTCTCAGGCCCGGGGGCCGTGGCGGTGCACGAGGGCGGCGCCGAGGGCGGTGGCGGTGGCGAGGACGGGCCACAGGAGGTGGGGGCCCACGGCGAGGAGGGCGGTGAGGGCGGCGGGGGCGGCGGCGCGGCCGAGGCCGCTGGAGATCTCCCAGCGGGCGAGGGCGCGGCCGAGGCGGGCGGGCGGCGCGGCGGCGACCACCAGGGCGGTGCCGGTACCGGTGTAGAGGATCTCGCCGGCCGTGTACAGGACGGCGACGGCGGCGACCGCGGCGGCGCCGGCCGTCCCGCCGAGCGTGCCGGCGGCCCAGAAGCCGAGGTAGGAGAGGGCGAGCACCAGGCCGGAGGCGGCCAGCACGGACCGCCGGGAGCGGCGGGAGATCCACAGCACCACGGCGAGCTGGGTGGTGATGACCAGCACGGTGTTGCCGACGAAGATGCCCGAGGACCAGGCGGGCGCGACGTGCAGGGTGGTCACCAGCAGGGCGGGCAGGGCGACTTCGAGCACGTCGAAGCAGAAGGCGTACGGCAGGTTGGCGAGGCCCAGCAGGCCGGTTCCGGTCCCCCGCCCCGCCACCTCCTCATCGGCCCCGGCGACCTCGGCCGCGGCGACCGGCCGCGGGGCGGGCGCCACCGCCGGGACGGTGAGCCGCAGCGACCACACGAGGGCGGCCGCGAGCAGGCAGGCGAGCGCGGTGATCAGGGCGAGGGTCCGGAGGGCACCGGTGCCGCCCGCGGTGGCGGCGGTGGCGGCCAGGGCGCCGACGCCGAGGCCGGCGTTGCGTACGGAGCGTCCGGCGGCGAGGGCGGCGTCCCGGACCCGGCCCTCGGTGAGTGCGGCGACCACGGCCGCGTGCGCGGTCGGCCAGGACTGGCTGCCGACGCCGAGCAGGACGGCCGCCGCGGTGTACCCGGCGGTGCCCCCGGCCGTCAGCAGCACCGCCACACCGGCGGCGCGGACGAGCAGGGTCGCGGCCACCGGCAGGCTCCGCGCGCCGCGGTCGATCCAGCGCCCGGTCAGCGGCACGGCGCCGAGACCGGCCAGCATGCCGGCGGAGAGGGCGAGGCCGGCGGCGCCGACGCCGAGTCCGAGCACCCCGACGCCGTACAGCAGCAGGAAGGGGCGGAGCAGTCCGGCGCCGAGGGCGTCGACGAGGACGGCGAGGGCGTAGCGCCGGCCGGCGGCGATGCTCAGCAGCCGGGCGGCGCCGGGGAGTTCGGGGCTTTCGGCGGCGGCCGGCGCGGTGCCGGGGGCAGCGGCGGGGGCTGGACGGTGGAGGACTTTCATGGCGGCCACGCTGCGCCGCCCTGCGGGGCGGTGGCACGTGGATTGATGGTCCCCGTCAACCGTCGGCGGTCGGGCCCGGGCCGGGTGGCAGGATCGCCGCCATGAGTCTGACCATCGACGTCACCGGTCTGCCGCCCGAGCGTTTGCTGTTCGCGCCGTCCCCGCTGGCGGAGCTGAACGCGATGCTGCACGCCCTCGCGGAGCCGGCGCACCACCCGGAGTTGCAGGGCTGGGCGGCGGCCACCACCGCCGCCCTGCCGCCGGGGCTGGCGGACCGGCTGCTGGAGGCGGACTTCCTGTGGCGGTCGTCGCGGGCGGACTTCCTCTTCCCGGCGCGGCCGGCGGCCACCCTCGCCGAGGAGCTGGACGCGGTGGACCGACTGGAGGACGAGCAGTACACGGCGGCGGCGCTCGTCACCACCTGCGGCTCGTCCCGGTTGTCGTACCGGCCGGCGGGTTCGCCGCTGACCGAGCCGGTGGCGGCCGAGCGGGCCCGGGAGCTGGCGCTGGCCCGCGGGCCGCGGCAGGCGGCGTTCGCCGACCGGCTGCTCACCGACCCGCCGGCCGTCCGGGCGCTGGTGCGCCGGATGTTGGAGGACTGCGAGCGGGCGTTCTTCGCGGACGCCTGGCGCCGGGTGCTGCCCGCGCTGGCCGCGGACGCCCGGCAGAAGGCCGACCTGCTGGCGCGGCGCGGCGTGGCCGAGACGCTGGCCGCGGTCTCCCCGGCCGTCGCGCTGGACGAGACCGACCCGGTGCGGCGGCGGATCGTGATCGACAAGCTGCAGGACAACGCGACCAGCGCGGTCGCGGCGGGCGGGGTGACGTTCATCCCGAGCGCCTTCGGGCGGCCGCACCTGCCGGTGGTGTACGCGGCGGACTGGCGGCCGGTGGTGCAGTACCCCGTCGCCGAGCCGGGCCTCACCGACCCGGTCTCGCTGGCGGTCGTCCAGCGACGGCTGGAGGCGCTGGCCCATCCCGTCCGGCTGCGCCTCGCCCGCACCATCTCCCGCGGCCCGCACACCACCGGCGAGCTGGCGGAGGCGTGGCAGCTCACCGCACCGGAGGTCTCCCGTCATCTCGCGGTGCTGCGGAAGGCGGGCCTGCTCACCACCCGCCGCCGCGGCCGCTACGTGCTGTACGAGCTCGACCTCGCCACCAGCGCCCGGCTCGGCGGCGACCTGCTGGAGGCGGTGCTCCGCTGACCGTGCGACGACCGTACACCGATCGGTTTCCCCGACGGCCGTCGGGCGGTAGCCTCGCGGTATGGACACCCAGCACACCACGGGCGCCCCGGCGAAGCCCTCCCCGCGCGACCGGCTGCTCGACGCCGCCACCGAGCTGTTCTACCGGGAGGGCGTGAACACCGGGATCGACGCGCTGTGCAAGGCGGCCGGGGTGTCCAAGCGGTCCATGTACCAGCTGTTCGACAGCAAGGACGAGGTGCTGGCGGCCGGCCTGGAGCGGCGCGCCCCCGCGTACGCGGCGCAGCTGCTGCCCGCCGCGGACGACGCGCGGCCGCCGCGGGCCCGGGTGCTGCACGTCTTCGAGCGGCTGGAGGAGGCGTCCCGGGCGGACGGCTACCGCGGCTGCCCGTATCTGGCGGCCCAGGTCGAACTGAAGGATCCGGAGCACCCGGCGAGCGTGGTCGCGGGCCGGGTCAAGCAGGCGCTGACCGACTTCTTCCGGGGCGAGGCGGAGCTCGGCGGGGCCGCCGACCCGGCGCTGCTGGCCCGGCAGTTGACGCTGGTCTTCGACGGGGCGAGCGCCCGGGCGGGGTCGGGCGGGGAGTCGCTGGCCGGGCTGGCCGTGCCGACGGCCGCGGCGCTGCTGGACGCCGCGGGGGTGCGCTGACGCCGGTCGGGCCGGAACCGTTCCACCTGAAGTGACTCGCGGGTAACATGCCCTGCACGGTGTGGCACCCAAGGGAGTCGAGCATGCGCGGCACAGACGGAAACCCGGCCGGGACGAGCTTCTTCGCCTCGGTGGACGAAGTGGCGACACGCCTCGCCGAGGTCGGCTACCTCGCCTCGACCGCCGTCGCCACCACCGTCTTCCTCGCCGACCGGCTCGGCAAGCCGCTGCTGGTCGAGGGCCCCGCGGGCGTCGGCAAGACCGAACTCGCCAAGGCCGTCGCCCGGGTCGGCGCCGCCCGGCTGATCCGGCTCCAGTGCTACGAGGGCATCGACGAGGCCCGCGCGCTCTACGAGTGGAACCACGCCAAGCAGCTGCTCCGGATCACCGCCGGCCGCGACGAGAGCTGGGACGAGGCCCGCACCGACGTCTTCGGCGAGGAATTCCTGCTCAGCCGGCCGCTGCTCACCGCGATCCGCGGCGAGGAGCCGACCGTGCTGCTGATCGACGAGACCGACAAGGCCGACGTCGAGATGGAGGGCCTGCTGCTGGAGGTGCTCAGCGACTTCCAGATCACCGTGCCCGAACTCGGCACCATCCGGGCGGACCGCCGGCCATTCGTACTGCTCACCTCCAACGCCGGCCGGGAACTCTCCGAGGCACTGCGCCGCCGCTGCCTCTTCCTCCATCTGGACTTCCCCGACGCCGAGTTGGAGCAGCGGATCGTCCGCCTCAAGGTGCCGGGCCTGGACGCGGTGCTCGCCGAGTCGCTCGTCCGGGTGGTCGGCGCGCTGCGCGGCATGGAACTACGGAAGTCACCGTCCGTCGCCGAGACGATCGACTGGGCTCGGACCCTGCTCGCCCTCGGCGCCGAGACGCTCGACGAGGCGGTGCTCCGGGACACCCTCGGGGTGGTGCTCAAGCACCAGGACGACCTGCTCAAGGCCGCCGCGAAGCTGGCACCGGCGTGACGGGCCCCGGCCCCGCGACCGCCCCTGCGACCGGCCCGGACCCGGCGGGCATGTCCGACCTGGCGGCCCGGCTCGCTGGCCTCGTCCAGGCGCTGCGCGGCCACGGCCTGCGGATCGGGCCGGGCGAGACCGCGGACGCGGCGGCCGCCCTGGAGGTGCTCGGGCTCGCCGACCGGGAGCGCGTCCGCGCGGGACTGGCCGCGGTACTGCTGCGCGCCGACGGCCAGCGGGCGGTGTTCGACGCCGTCTTCGACCTCTTCTTCCCGCTCGGCGTCGGCACCCCGCACGGCGCCGCCGCGGCCGCCGACCCCGCGGACCCGGCCGAGCAGGCCGCGCTCCTCGCCGACCTGCGGGACCGGCTCGCCGAGGCGCTGGCCGCCGGCGACACCGCCGCCGGGGCCCGGCTCGCGGGCGAGGCCGTCGAGGCACTCGGCCGCTACGGCACCTCCCCCGGCACGGACGGCTGGTCCGCGTACCAGACCCTCGGCCGCCTCCAGCCGGAGACCCTGCTGGCCCGGGTGCTCGCCGCCCTGCGCGCCGGCGACGGCGGCCGGGGAGCCGACGACGACCTCGCCGACCGGCTGGCCGAGGACGAAGTCCGACGCCGGATCCGGGAGTTCCGGGCACAGGTCGGCACCGAGGCCCGCCGCCGGGTCGCCGAACTGCGCGGCACCGAGCGGATCGCCGAACGCGCCGTCGCCCCCGCCCCGGACCGGGTCGACTTCCTCACCGCCGGCGCCGACCAGCTCGCCGAACTGCGGCGCACCGTACAACCGTTGGCCCGCAAGCTGGCCACCCGGCTGGCCGCGCGCCGCCGCCGGGCCGCCCACGGCCGGATCGACCTGCGGCGCACCCTGCGACGCTCGCTCTCCACCGGCGGGGTGCCGATGCGGCCGGCCTACCGGCAGCGCCGCCCGGCCCGGCCGGAGATCGTGCTGCTCTGCGACGTCTCCGGGTCCGTGGCGGGCTTCGCCGGCTTCACCATGCTGCTGGTCCGCGCGATGCGCGACCAGTTCGGCCGGGTCCGGGTGTTCGCCTTCGTGAACCGCACCGACGAGGTGACCCGGCTGGTCGCCGCCGACGCCGACCCGGCCGGGCTGACCCGCCGCATCCTCACCGAGGCGGCGGTGGCCGGCTGGCACGGCAGCAGCGACTACGGCGCCGCCCTGGGCGAGTTCGCCGACCGCCACCTGGACGCGGTCGGCCCGCGCACCGCCGTCCTCGTCCTCGGCGACGCCCGCACCAACGGCTGGGACCCGAACCTCCCCGCCCTGCGCCGGATCGCCGACCGCGCCCGCCGGGTCATCTGGCTCAACCCCGAACAGGCCGCCCTCTGGGGCACCGGCGACTCCGCCGCCCTCGCCTACGCGGGCCTGGTCGAGATGCACCCGTGCCGCAACGCCCGCCGCCTCACCGAGCTGGTCTCCCGCCTGCTGCCGGTGTGACGTCGCCGCCCCGGGCCGTCAGGCGGCCAGTTGCGGGTAGAGGCCGGCGAGGTCGCCGGAGAGGGCGGCCTTGACGCGGCGGGAGAGGTCGTCGGCGAGCACCTCGTGGGCGTCGGACTCGATGCCGTCCAGGGCCTGGTCCGCCACGTCGGCCGGGTCCGCCTTGGGGCCGGCGACCGCGGTGGTCATGTCGGTGTCCACGTAACCGACGTGCAGGCCGGTCACGTTGATGCCCCGCGGCTGCAACTCCAGCCGCAGCGAGTTGGTCTGTGACCAGAGCGCGGCCTTGGAGGCGCTGTAGGAGCCGGCCAGGCCGATCCAGGACAGCACGGAGTGGACGTTGAGCAGGTGGCCGCCGCCGTTGCGCTCGATGACCGGCACGAAGGCGCGGGCGGTGAGCAGCGGGCCGTAGAAGTTGGTCTCGAACTCGCGGCGGACGTCCTCCACCGGGGAGTCCAGGAAGGAGGCGTTGACGGCCGCGCCGGCGTTGTTGATCAGCACGGTGATGTCCTGCGCGCGGGCCGCGGCGGCCGCCACCGACGCCGGGTCGGTGACCTCCAGCGCCACCGGGACGGCCTCGGGATGGGTGACCGTCCGCGGATCGCGCGCGGTCGCGTAGACCTTGCGGGCCCCGCGGTCGTACAGCGCGTCCACCAGCGCCCGGCCGATGCCGCGGCTGCCGCCGGTGACGAAGACGGTGGCGCCCTTGATCGCGGTCATGGGATTCTCCCCTCGGAGGAAACCGATCGGTTTCCACCCAAGGTAAACCGATCGGTTTCCCATCGCAAGCGCGGCCCCTCAGTCGGTCCCGACCGAGCGGAGCACCGCCAGCACCAGCGTCCGCGCCACCTCGGCCGTCTCCCGGACGGACACCTGCTCGCGCGGGCTGTGCGCGACCCGCACGTCCCCCGGCCCGAACTGCAGCGTCGGCACCCCCGCGGCCGCGTACAGCCGCAGGTCGCTGCCGTACGGCGCGCCCCGCTCGCGCAGCTCCGGACCGCCCACCGCGTCGGCGTGCGCCCGCCGGACGAGGTCGCGCAGCGGATGCCCCGCCGGCAGCCGGCCACTGGCGAACAGACCGCCGGGCCAGCTCACCACCGCCGGGTGCTCCCGCAGCCACGGGTCCGCCGTGCGGGCCCGCGCCACGCACTCCTCCAGGGCGGCCCGCGCCTGCGCCGGGTCCTCGCCGAGCCGCACCCCGAGCCGCCCCTCGGCGACCAGCCGGTCCGGCACACTGCTCGCCCAGTCCCCCGCCCGGACGGTGCCCACCGACAGTGCGTACGGGATCGGGTACTCCGCCATCAGCGGGTCCGGATCGGTGTTGCGGACGGACTCCAGCCGGGCCAGCGCCGCATGGATCGGCAGATAGGCGTCGATCGCACTGGCGCCCGCCTCCCGGGTGCTGGCGTGCGCGGCCCGTCCCGGCACCTCGATCCGGAAGGTCAGCGCCCCGGCGTTCGCCGTCACCAGCGTGCCGCCGGTCGGCTCGGTGATCAGGCAGGCGTCGCCGGTGTACCCGCGCCTCAGGGTGCCGAACGCCCCCAGCCCGCCGTCCTCCTCGCCCACCACGAAGTGCACCGCCACCCGGCCGCGCAGCCGGGCACCGCTCGCCCGGATCGCCGCCAGCGCCGCCAGGTGCGCCGCCAGGCCCGCCTTCATGTCGCACGCGCCCCGCCCGTGCACGACGTCACCGACCACCCGCGGCACGAACGGATCACCCACCCACTGCGCCGGGTCGCCCGGCGGGACGACGTCCACGTGCCCCTGCAGCACCACCGTCGGGCCGTCCCCGCCGCCCGTGCCGCCCACCAGCCCCCAGGCCTCCTCGCGCGGCGCCTCCGCCCCGGGGAAGTCCGGGTCCGCACGCAGCGCCGGCAGGTCCATCGACCACAGGTCGGTCTCCAGGCCCAACCCGTCGAGCAGGCCGGCCAGCCGGTGCTGGATCTCCGACTCCGCGGCGCTGCCGGTGACGCTGGGGATCGCGATCAGGTCGAGCAGGGTGCGGGCGACGAACGCCTCGTCGACGGCCGCCAGCGCGGCGGCCTCCCGGGCGGTGAGGTCTGCGGTCACGGGCGGGGCCTTCCGGACGGGGCCAGGCCCCGGCCGGCCGCACGGGGCCGGCCCGGGCGGGCCGGTGGATCGCCGGACCAGCCTGTCAGACCACCGCCACCCGGTCACGGGGCGGCGGGCGCCTCCGCCCGGACGGCGGCCAGGTCCGCGGCACCGAAGCCGACCGAGAACCGCTTGCACCAGATCACCGCACTGCGGACCCTGCCCAGGTCGGTGCCGGCCGGCACCGCGTAGTTCTGGTTGCCGATGTTGCCCTTGAGACGGTCGAGTTCGACCGCGCCCTCGCCCAGCGAGTCCAGCCGGGACTCCGCCGCGGGCAGCGCCGACAGGTACACCCGGACGTCCGGGCCCTCCGAGGTCCGCAGGTCCTCCAGCCGCAGCACCACCCCGCCGTCGGCCAGCCGCACCAGCCGGGCGGTGCCGGTGGTGGAGTGCTCCCCCGAGACGAACCCGCCCCGCGCCAGATCCGCCGGCCCGGCCGACACGCCCGGGGACGCCTGAGCCGAGGAGGACACCGCCGGGGAGGACACCGAGGCGGGCACCGACGACGGCAGCGCCTCGTTCACCTCCGTACTGGTGAACGCCTTCCACGGAGCGAACAGATACACCCCGAACCCGGCCGCCACCAGGACGGGCACGGCAAGCCACACCACGGCCCGCCGGGAGAACCCGCGGCCGGAGGACCTGCGGCGCGGCGGTACACGGTCGGACATCACGGCGGCTCCCCCGGGTGCGTTCGGTACGGCGGACTCCCAGGAGTACCGCGCCCCCGGCACCCGGCGCCACCCCCGCCGACCTGCGGTAAGAACCCTGTAACCTGCCCGGTCCGGACGCCGGTTCACCGCCCGGACGGAACCGCCGAACCCTCCGACAGATCCTTCACGAAGGTCGTCGCGCTGCGCCGGACCGTCATGCCGACCCGCTCGTAAACGCCGAGCGCATCGGTGCCCGAGTGCGTCCACAGCGTGCAGGACCGCCGGCCGTCACGGTGGAACGCCCGGAAGGCGTGCCGCAGCAGCAGCCGCGCGACACCCTGCCGCCGGTGGTCGCGGCGCACCGCGACCCGCTCGACATAGCCGCTCGCCTCGTCCGGCAGGTCCAGCGAGAGGACGGCACCGATCAACTCCCCGCCCGCGAAGGCCAACGGCGACATCGCCGGCGCGAACGCGGGCCGCTCCACGGCGAGGCTCGCCCACTCCCCGTACGGCTTGCGCCGCGCCTGCCACTCGTCGAAGGCGTCCTCGGTCAGCCGGTGCACCGCTGGCCCGTCCCCGGGCCGGAACGGCCGGACCACGAGGCCCGCCGGGGGCTCCGGAACGGACGGCTCCTCCCCCATCGCGAACTCCAGCTGCCACGCCCGCACCAGCGGCCCGTACCCGCGCGAGCGGACCAGCGCCACGGCCGCCGGATCGCCGTCCGGCACGGTCTGCACGAGCCGCGCCCTCCCGGACTGCCGGGCCCGCGCCTCCGCCCAGTCCAGCAGGGCCGACCCCAGCCCCCGCCCCCGGTGCGACGGGTGGACGTCCACCGCCGACCGCCGCTCCACCCACGCCCGGGCGGCCGGCCGACCCTCCCGGTCGTGCACCAGCAGCGTGTCCGCACCCAACTCCAGCCCCGGCCTGGCCAGTTCCGCCGCGATCCCACCCCGGTCCGTCTCCACCCGCCCGTACAGCGCGCGCTCGCACGCCGCCACCAGCCCGTGGATCGCCGGCACGTCCTCGGCAGCCACCGCACGCCCCCGGTAGCCCATGGGCAAATCGGGCACCACACCCACCACCGGCCCCACCTCCCCGACAGCCAACCCACCCGTCCCGTACCCGCTCCCGCACCCCACCAGTCCCAGGGCGATGTGCCGGGTCGGGTGCCACTGGTCCTGGACTCGCCGGCCACGCCGTCCACCTGGATAGGATGGCCGCGGC
This genomic window from Streptomyces sp. TLI_235 contains:
- a CDS encoding acetylornithine deacetylase, which produces MTADLTAREAAALAAVDEAFVARTLLDLIAIPSVTGSAAESEIQHRLAGLLDGLGLETDLWSMDLPALRADPDFPGAEAPREEAWGLVGGTGGGDGPTVVLQGHVDVVPPGDPAQWVGDPFVPRVVGDVVHGRGACDMKAGLAAHLAALAAIRASGARLRGRVAVHFVVGEEDGGLGAFGTLRRGYTGDACLITEPTGGTLVTANAGALTFRIEVPGRAAHASTREAGASAIDAYLPIHAALARLESVRNTDPDPLMAEYPIPYALSVGTVRAGDWASSVPDRLVAEGRLGVRLGEDPAQARAALEECVARARTADPWLREHPAVVSWPGGLFASGRLPAGHPLRDLVRRAHADAVGGPELRERGAPYGSDLRLYAAAGVPTLQFGPGDVRVAHSPREQVSVRETAEVARTLVLAVLRSVGTD
- a CDS encoding electron transfer DM13, translating into MSDRVPPRRRSSGRGFSRRAVVWLAVPVLVAAGFGVYLFAPWKAFTSTEVNEALPSSVPASVSSPAVSSSAQASPGVSAGPADLARGGFVSGEHSTTGTARLVRLADGGVVLRLEDLRTSEGPDVRVYLSALPAAESRLDSLGEGAVELDRLKGNIGNQNYAVPAGTDLGRVRSAVIWCKRFSVGFGAADLAAVRAEAPAAP
- a CDS encoding ribosomal protein S18 acetylase RimI-like enzyme — translated: MVGVVPDLPMGYRGRAVAAEDVPAIHGLVAACERALYGRVETDRGGIAAELARPGLELGADTLLVHDREGRPAARAWVERRSAVDVHPSHRGRGLGSALLDWAEARARQSGRARLVQTVPDGDPAAVALVRSRGYGPLVRAWQLEFAMGEEPSVPEPPAGLVVRPFRPGDGPAVHRLTEDAFDEWQARRKPYGEWASLAVERPAFAPAMSPLAFAGGELIGAVLSLDLPDEASGYVERVAVRRDHRRQGVARLLLRHAFRAFHRDGRRSCTLWTHSGTDALGVYERVGMTVRRSATTFVKDLSEGSAVPSGR